In one Steroidobacteraceae bacterium genomic region, the following are encoded:
- a CDS encoding long-chain-fatty-acid--CoA ligase, which produces MLGLMQQYSLMISGLIRHAAGNHGKREVVSRMGDGSIHRTTYSEIECRARLLASALERRGIAKGQRLATLAWNNYRHLECFYGVSGTGAVLHTVNPRLFREQIAYIIRHAEDRALFFDADLLPIVEAIAKEVPSIERFVVLGDREHLPPSSLQLEASEDWIADGDTSWEWPQFDENLASSLCYTSGTTGNPKGVLYSHRSTLIHALAAIQPDCFALGSRDTVMPIAPLFHANGWSMPYCAPMVGAKLVLPGNRNDAASLFELLDTEQVTFAVGVPTIWTMLLAWLQEHGRRLDHLRRCLVAGTALPAAMKQALHEQHGVEAIHLWGMTETSPLGTASTPTAEVQALPEAQRAQTLVKQGRVLFGIEMQIRDAKGEVAPRDGATFGPLWVRGPWVAGGYFKGDGGKVLDTEGWFPTGDVATWDQYGYMKITDRTKDVIKSGGEWISSIDIENAAMAHPKVSLAATVAAFHPKWDERPVLVIVPREGESPTKQEILEFLTPRMARWWLPDDVAFVAEMPMTATGKILKAKLREQFWRHLHPV; this is translated from the coding sequence GTGCTGGGATTGATGCAGCAATACTCGTTGATGATTTCGGGCCTCATCCGCCACGCTGCCGGGAACCACGGGAAGCGCGAAGTCGTGTCTCGAATGGGTGACGGTTCGATTCATCGGACCACCTACTCGGAGATTGAATGCCGAGCACGCCTTCTCGCTAGCGCACTTGAACGTCGCGGCATCGCGAAAGGCCAGCGCCTCGCAACCCTCGCCTGGAACAACTACCGGCACCTCGAATGCTTCTACGGTGTCTCCGGCACCGGCGCGGTGCTGCATACCGTCAACCCGCGGCTCTTTCGCGAACAGATCGCTTATATCATCCGTCATGCCGAGGATCGTGCGCTGTTCTTCGACGCCGATCTGCTGCCCATTGTCGAAGCGATCGCCAAGGAGGTTCCGAGTATCGAGCGATTCGTCGTTCTCGGAGATCGCGAGCATTTGCCGCCGTCCTCATTGCAACTCGAGGCTTCAGAGGACTGGATCGCAGACGGCGACACCTCATGGGAGTGGCCACAGTTCGATGAGAACCTTGCTTCTTCGCTCTGCTACACCTCGGGCACGACGGGCAATCCAAAGGGCGTCCTCTATTCGCATCGCTCGACTCTGATTCATGCGCTAGCGGCCATCCAGCCTGATTGCTTCGCGCTCGGCAGTCGCGATACCGTCATGCCGATCGCGCCATTGTTTCACGCGAACGGCTGGTCCATGCCCTATTGCGCGCCGATGGTCGGCGCAAAGCTCGTACTCCCTGGCAATCGCAACGATGCCGCGAGCCTGTTCGAATTGCTCGATACGGAGCAGGTTACCTTCGCTGTCGGCGTGCCAACGATCTGGACAATGCTGCTCGCATGGTTGCAGGAGCATGGCAGGCGCCTGGACCACCTGCGGCGCTGCCTGGTCGCAGGCACGGCCCTCCCTGCAGCGATGAAGCAGGCGCTGCACGAACAACACGGCGTCGAGGCCATTCACCTGTGGGGCATGACCGAAACGAGTCCGCTTGGCACAGCTTCAACGCCGACCGCTGAAGTGCAGGCGCTACCAGAGGCGCAGCGCGCGCAAACGCTGGTCAAGCAAGGGCGGGTGTTATTCGGAATCGAGATGCAGATTCGCGATGCAAAAGGCGAGGTCGCGCCACGGGACGGCGCCACGTTCGGGCCGCTCTGGGTGCGTGGTCCCTGGGTCGCTGGCGGCTATTTCAAGGGCGACGGCGGGAAGGTACTGGATACGGAGGGCTGGTTTCCAACCGGTGATGTGGCGACCTGGGATCAATATGGCTACATGAAGATTACCGATCGAACCAAGGACGTCATCAAGTCCGGCGGTGAGTGGATCAGTTCGATCGATATCGAGAACGCGGCGATGGCACATCCGAAGGTGTCGCTTGCCGCGACCGTGGCGGCTTTCCACCCGAAGTGGGATGAGCGGCCGGTGCTGGTCATCGTCCCCAGGGAGGGAGAGTCGCCGACCAAACAGGAGATTCTCGAATTTCTGACACCGCGCATGGCGCGGTGGTGGTTACCGGATGATGTCGCCTTCGTTGCCGAGATGCCGATGACCGCAACCGGCAAAATTCTCAAGGCAAAACTGCGCGAGCAGTTCTGGCGTCATCTGCATCCTGTCTGA
- a CDS encoding DUF6683 family protein — protein sequence MLNTLRALVFAGLSLTAVQSHAQYVPIDFTSQTFNSMNITAGYLLNKSMLDGASAQAAKPAPVSKQVATTTSGNSNVAHELAQSFPESDRAAAEESFSKLLQAFAQLESSLGVAHGDAAVAMACLVIGSYEAYHDETLDPATYKPVISQLQNAMAKDASFAGLDAGVRRAQYERMAILGMYVLATRDTLRRQPSANRTNELRQAAAGYLRQLQLDPETMSIDESGIEVGDEPTVP from the coding sequence ATGTTGAATACACTACGCGCGCTCGTTTTTGCCGGACTGTCGCTCACCGCGGTCCAGTCGCACGCTCAGTACGTGCCGATCGACTTCACGTCGCAGACGTTCAATTCGATGAATATCACGGCAGGGTATCTGCTCAACAAGAGCATGTTGGATGGCGCGAGTGCTCAAGCCGCCAAACCGGCACCGGTTTCCAAACAGGTCGCGACGACGACGTCCGGAAACAGCAATGTAGCGCACGAACTCGCGCAGAGTTTCCCGGAGAGCGACCGCGCGGCAGCGGAGGAGAGTTTCTCGAAGCTCCTGCAGGCATTCGCGCAGCTCGAATCCTCGCTGGGCGTGGCGCATGGCGATGCCGCGGTGGCAATGGCATGTCTCGTCATCGGTTCCTACGAGGCGTACCACGATGAGACACTCGATCCGGCGACCTACAAGCCGGTTATCTCGCAGCTGCAAAACGCCATGGCGAAAGATGCCAGTTTTGCCGGTCTCGACGCCGGAGTGCGTCGCGCCCAATACGAGCGCATGGCGATCCTCGGTATGTATGTGCTTGCCACGCGCGATACCCTGCGACGCCAGCCCTCGGCAAATAGGACCAACGAGCTTCGGCAAGCGGCCGCGGGATACCTGCGGCAGCTGCAGCTTGATCCTGAAACGATGTCAATCGACGAAAGCGGCATCGAAGTCGGCGACGAGCCGACCGTTCCTTAG
- a CDS encoding zinc-binding dehydrogenase: MNQVSGARALGADDVVVLGAEIPPETAFDHVLDTVGGPDVAALCRRVAVGGRIRTATTTPIDPQGLPRAPEFVAGRPDGEQLAALLADVLRGSVAVPIAERLPLDAAVEAHYLVERGGLGGKVLLQM; the protein is encoded by the coding sequence GTGAATCAGGTGAGTGGTGCGCGCGCCCTGGGTGCCGACGACGTGGTCGTACTAGGCGCAGAGATCCCACCCGAAACCGCCTTCGATCACGTACTCGATACGGTTGGCGGCCCGGATGTGGCTGCGTTGTGTCGTCGAGTCGCCGTTGGCGGACGCATTCGTACGGCGACGACGACGCCTATCGATCCGCAAGGATTGCCGAGAGCGCCGGAATTCGTTGCAGGGCGTCCCGATGGCGAACAGCTCGCAGCGCTCCTCGCGGATGTGTTGCGAGGGTCGGTCGCAGTGCCGATCGCCGAGCGGCTGCCGCTCGATGCAGCGGTCGAGGCCCATTACCTTGTCGAGCGCGGTGGCCTTGGTGGCAAGGTCCTGCTGCAAATGTGA